In Phaeodactylum tricornutum CCAP 1055/1 chromosome 10, whole genome shotgun sequence, a single genomic region encodes these proteins:
- a CDS encoding predicted protein produces the protein MMINNNPLFRGGLAALLFLSCTAAIFRNNQAGAPQANSASLQKQHAIREQTFMVPFDESTGTTPEFDQEGAEIVRRLGGYGYDKGRDSDKSSKDSSKSSKDSSKSSKDSSKSSKDSYKSSKDSYKSSKDSSKDKHLRG, from the coding sequence ATGATGATCAACAACAATCCCTTGTTCCGTGGCGGACTAGCAGCGTTGCTGTTCCTCTCCTGTACGGCCGCCATCTTCCGTAACAATCAGGCAGGAGCGCCTCAGGCAAACTCTGCCTCGCTCCAAAAGCAACACGCCATCCGGGAACAAACGTTCATGGTACCCTTTGACGAGAGCACTGGGACTACCCCTGAATTTGACCAAGAGGGGGCTGAAATCGTCCGTCGTCTCGGGGGTTACGGTTACGACAAAGGCCGCGACAGCGACAAGTCCAGCAAGGACAGTAGCAAGTCTAGCAAGGACAGTAGCAAGTCTAGCAAGGACAGTAGCAAGTCTAGCAAGGACAGTTACAAGTCTAGCAAGGACAGTTACAAGTCTAGCAAGGACAGTAGCAAGGACAAGCACCTCCGAGGGTAA